A DNA window from Agarivorans sp. TSD2052 contains the following coding sequences:
- a CDS encoding CotH kinase family protein — MFNKSTLSLVASPRLLVALPVLLASCGGGDDPAPAPEPPITFFVSGAVTGTPDYGVLMVSLNGGLPEPIQIASAGDSAGTFSFPDRLFEGASYQVSLADLPPRIHCEIENGSGVVRTDNITNISVNCTPVALAAGEFTLSGSINGLANNTSVQLSLNGEEQLVVSQNGRFMFETTMLDLQGYQVDIERDPARQECEIENGEGLITANDAADIIISCEQDGSAGIFATDRLHNVRITMTAQEWLAFVLDTERARYTNGDAHGWGAWNLWTHSEVYREVTFEYLDDNGDVIEQLDHVAFKMRGNTSRQWPEKWYQQDDESWTAKPSRFHFSLKFDEEFDDDESVYACIDDDGEPAAVDNAHCSMRVGRDIPDVPDNDGREFNDVEKLYFKFNKDDPSYQREMLAHDLLNTAGIPTSRMAHASVELVLTGEQGDTLYGRSLPQRYNMGVFMMDEPVDKPYLKRYFGENGYLFKVGGGDLSSADAANPNCTPYEDGSGYVNSNFCLIGVEKSDPEDREDWLGSDNFLNPDFVNSDINDNGGNTSQFAPYRPTYDMKSKKKSIADARVELQNFMHFVQSEPTVAELAEQFDIDGFVRAQAGDIVVGAVDHYVRVANNYYLYLNPITEKWTYLTYDYDFTFRDNHPDAWGSHVDAFRDVAGSYVFPGTGSRDWRSERLQGVTPILWDIVFADDVYKRRLYQEIKRILDTQMDWDSQLKATLASRREMIESTVLATDAANPPGCELIYDSRAIDAAASTPLCDSGDVSMKAFIQQKVRVLRKELAKHGIE, encoded by the coding sequence ATGTTCAATAAATCAACGTTAAGCTTGGTAGCTTCTCCCCGCTTACTGGTGGCATTACCGGTATTGTTAGCGAGTTGCGGCGGCGGTGATGATCCTGCTCCTGCTCCCGAGCCACCCATAACATTCTTCGTATCAGGGGCTGTGACCGGCACTCCAGATTATGGTGTATTAATGGTATCGCTAAACGGCGGCCTACCAGAGCCTATTCAAATTGCCAGTGCTGGAGACTCTGCAGGCACATTTAGTTTTCCTGATCGCTTGTTTGAAGGTGCCAGTTATCAAGTAAGCCTAGCCGACTTGCCCCCCCGCATACACTGTGAAATTGAAAATGGCAGCGGTGTTGTACGTACTGATAACATTACGAACATTAGCGTTAATTGTACTCCCGTTGCGTTGGCGGCTGGTGAATTTACTTTATCTGGCAGTATCAATGGTTTAGCCAATAACACCAGCGTGCAACTAAGCCTAAATGGCGAAGAACAGTTAGTTGTCTCTCAAAATGGTCGTTTTATGTTTGAGACCACTATGCTTGACCTTCAAGGTTACCAAGTCGACATAGAACGAGATCCTGCTCGGCAAGAGTGTGAGATCGAAAACGGTGAGGGGCTTATAACTGCCAACGACGCCGCTGATATCATTATTTCATGTGAGCAAGATGGCTCTGCCGGTATTTTCGCCACCGATCGCTTGCATAATGTGCGCATCACTATGACAGCGCAAGAGTGGCTAGCCTTTGTGTTGGACACAGAGCGAGCCCGCTACACCAATGGTGATGCCCATGGTTGGGGCGCGTGGAATTTATGGACCCATAGTGAAGTGTATCGAGAAGTGACTTTTGAATATCTCGATGACAATGGCGATGTGATTGAGCAGCTCGATCATGTCGCCTTTAAAATGCGAGGTAATACTAGCCGCCAGTGGCCCGAAAAATGGTATCAACAAGATGATGAAAGCTGGACAGCCAAACCTAGCCGCTTCCACTTCTCACTGAAATTTGACGAAGAGTTTGATGATGACGAAAGTGTTTATGCCTGTATTGATGATGACGGCGAACCAGCGGCTGTAGACAATGCGCATTGTAGTATGCGTGTAGGGCGCGATATTCCCGACGTGCCAGACAATGATGGTCGCGAGTTTAATGATGTTGAAAAACTCTACTTCAAATTTAACAAAGATGACCCTAGTTATCAGCGTGAAATGCTCGCTCATGATCTATTGAATACCGCGGGCATCCCCACCAGCCGAATGGCGCATGCCAGCGTTGAATTAGTGCTCACCGGAGAGCAGGGCGACACCTTATATGGGCGGTCGTTGCCGCAACGCTACAATATGGGCGTATTTATGATGGATGAGCCGGTTGATAAGCCATATTTAAAGCGGTATTTCGGTGAAAATGGTTACCTATTTAAGGTAGGAGGCGGAGACTTGAGCAGCGCCGATGCTGCTAACCCAAACTGTACTCCCTACGAGGATGGCTCAGGCTACGTTAACAGCAATTTCTGTTTGATTGGTGTTGAGAAGTCAGATCCCGAAGATAGAGAAGATTGGTTGGGCAGTGACAACTTCCTTAATCCGGATTTTGTAAACAGTGATATTAACGACAACGGCGGTAATACCTCACAATTTGCCCCTTATCGGCCTACTTACGATATGAAGAGTAAGAAGAAATCGATTGCTGATGCCAGAGTTGAATTGCAAAACTTTATGCATTTTGTGCAAAGTGAACCAACGGTAGCAGAATTAGCCGAGCAATTTGATATTGATGGTTTTGTAAGAGCGCAAGCTGGTGACATTGTGGTGGGTGCGGTTGACCATTATGTGCGTGTAGCTAACAACTATTACCTTTACCTCAATCCAATAACAGAGAAGTGGACTTACCTCACCTATGACTACGACTTTACCTTCCGTGATAACCACCCTGACGCGTGGGGAAGTCATGTTGATGCGTTTAGAGATGTCGCCGGCAGTTATGTGTTCCCAGGCACGGGGAGCAGAGATTGGCGCAGCGAACGCTTACAAGGCGTAACCCCAATCCTTTGGGACATCGTGTTCGCCGATGATGTGTACAAGCGCCGCTTGTATCAGGAAATTAAACGCATCCTTGATACACAAATGGACTGGGATAGCCAACTGAAAGCGACGTTAGCATCGCGTCGAGAGATGATTGAATCTACCGTACTGGCTACTGATGCAGCAAACCCGCCAGGTTGTGAATTAATCTATGATAGCCGCGCGATTGATGCTGCAGCCAGCACTCCATTATGTGATTCTGGTGATGTATCGATGAAAGCGTTTATACAGCAAAAAGTAAGGGTATTGCGTAAGGAATTAGCCAAGCACGGTATCGAATAA